The window CTTCGTCATCATGCTGGTGAACGTGCGCGACGAGATCACGGAAGCAACCCGCCTCTTCACCCGACAGGAGCTGGCGGCGTGGATTCTCGTTGGACTTCTCGCCGTGGGAACGATCATCGCCATCCGGCGGGAGCCCAACCTCATCCCCCGCGAAATCACACCGCCGGCGGCGGAAGAAACCGAGGCCGCCGCCCCGCAGTCGAGTGATACGCAGAACGTCGGTCACACGCTCTATACCAAGGCGGCGCTCCCGTTTGAGATCGCCTCGCTGCTGCTGCTTGTTGCCATTATCGGTTCGGTCGTCCTGGCGCGCACGCGGCGACAGGAAGAAACGTTTGACTGATCCGCCCGCCGGGCATGTGAGGGTGACGCGGGCAGGAGTAAGGAGCCACCTATGGGCGACTGGATGGGATTGGTGATCTGGCAAGAACCGGTGTCGTTCTGGGAACGCCTGGCGGCGGGCCTGACAGCTCCCAAAGGCATCGCCGATTTCGTCGTTCTGAGCTTCATGCTTTTTGCCATCGGCGTGCTGGGCGTGTTGTCGCGGCGGAACATTCTGATCATCTTCATGTCCATCGAACTGATCCTCAACGCCGCCAACCTGAACTTCATCGCCTTCACCCGCTACTGGCAGACGGCGGGGAAGATCGGGGAAAACATGGGGCACATCTTCACCATCTTCATCATCGTGGTGGCGGCTGCCGAAGCGGTGATCGGTCTGGGGATCGTCATCGCGCTCTACCGCAATCGGCACACGATCGCCATTGACGAAATTGATCTCCTGAAATGGTGACATGCTGAAACTCATCTGGCTCATCCCGACGCTTCCGCTGCTCAGTTCCGCGTTTCTTGGGATTTTCGGCCGACGCTGGCGATTGTCGGAGAAAACGGTCTCCTGGATCGGCTGTGGTTCAGTCCTGCTGTCGCTGCTGATCTCCATCGGGGCCGTCACGGAGTTCGCCCGCGAGTACTGGCCGACGCATCACCGTCCCTACCTCTCCCGCGAAGCCGGAGGCTTCCCGCACTCTTTCACCTGGGTGATCGGCGGGGACGCTCGCCTCAGTCTCGGACCGGAGGCCGGTAAGACGGTTCCTCTGGTCGTCGAGTGGTCATATCAACTGGATCAGCTCTCGGCGGTGATGATCCTGGTGGTCACCTTCGTGGGCTTCTGGATTCACGTCTTTTCCATCGGTTACATGCGAGGGGAGGGGGGATACTATCGCTTCTTCTGCTACATGAACCTGTTCATGTTCATGATGCTGACGCTGGTGATGGCCTCGAACTTTCTCATGATGTTCGTGGGCTGGGAGGGCGTCGGGCTGTGTTCCTATCTGCTCATCGGATTCTATTTCCACTGGGACTATGCGATCTACGCCAACAAGAAGGCATTCATCGTCAACCGCATCGGGGATTTTGGATTTTTGCTGGCGCTGCTGGCGGTCTTCTCCTTGTTCGGCACGCTGCAATTCACCGAGGTGCTGGAACTGGCCAAAGACAATGCCTATCTGCCGCAGGAGAGTTTCGGGATGTGGGGGCTCGCCTCCTGGATAGCTCTGGGCCTGTTCATCGGAGCGACGGGCAAGAGCGCTCAGCTTCCCCTGTACGTGTGGTTGCCCGATGCGATGGCCGGTCCGACGCCGGTCTCCGCTCTCATCCATGCGGCGACGATGGTCACGGCTGGCGTTTACATGGTCACCCGCACAAACGTCATCTTTCAGAAATCTCCGACGATGATGTTTGTGGTCGCACTGGTCGGGGTGGCCACGGCGATTCTGGCGGCTTCGATCGGTTTCACCCAGCGGGACATCAAAAAAGTCCTGGCCTATTCGACAATCTCGCAACTGGGCTATATGTTTCTGGCCTGCGGCGTGGGGGCGTTCACGGCGGGTATTTTCCACCTCTACACCCATGCGTTTTTCAAGGCGCTGCTCTTCCTCGGCGCGGGTTCCGTCATCATCGCACTCCATCATGAGATGGATATGGAGCGCATGGGCGGACTGGCTCGGTTCATGCCGACGACCTACCGCACGTTTCTGGCGGGGTGGCTCGCCATCTGCGGGATTCCGCCTCTGGCCGGTTTCGTGAGCAAGGATGAGATTTTATGGCGGACATTTTCAACGATGGCGATTCCCGGCGGGCGGTGGTTGTGGCTGGCGGGATTTGTGGCCGCCGGGATGACGGCGTTTTACATGACGCGACTGGTGGCACTCACCTTCTGGGGCCAGCCGCGATTCGTCATCGCGGGGGGAAGCGGAGCCGCCCACGATTCCGGTCATCATCATGGCGGAGCCCACGAAGTGAAGGAGTCTCCGCCGGTCATGACCGTGCCGCTCATCGTCCTGGCCATCGGAGCGATTGCGAGCGGCTGGGTCGGTTGGCCGGCGTCGCTTGGCGGCGGGAACTGGTTCGAGCACTGGCTCGAACCGATCATCTGGCGAGGGACTGAAGCGGGCGCCGGTGGGGCTTTGCACGCCCCGTCGGCATCCGCTGCGGAAGCAGCTCAAGCCGGCCACCACGACGCAACGGAATATCTCCTGATGCTCGCTTCGGTTCTTCTCGCGGCAGCGATTATGTACTGGTGCGCTACGCTCTATGTCCGACGACGCGCGCGCGTGAAAGAGCTGACGGCGGCGCTCGGTCCGCTCTACCGTGCCAGCGCCAATAAATACTGGGTGGATGAGTTCTACGAGGGCGTCTTCGTCAACGGGCTGACGCTCGGTCTCAGCCGCCTCAGTTGGCGCGTGGATGCGCTGGGCGTTGACGGTGGCGTCAACGGCTCGGCCTGGCTCACGGTCCTCTGGAGCAAGATCTCGGGCTGGGTTGACCTCTACGTCGTGGATCTGCTCGTCAACGCCGTGGGATGGACGGCGAAGATTTTCTCCGCCATTTTCCGTCGCGCCCAGACGGGCTTTGCCCAAAATTACGCTCTGGTCATCACGACGGGGTTATTCATTCTCACCGCCGTCTATCTCGTGCTGAAGTTATAAAACGGGGAGAGTCAGAGCTATGGCACAGCATATCCTCTCCATCATCACCTGGCTGCCGACCCTGGGGGCACTCATCATCATCTTCTTTTTCCATCGGGAGAAAAAACACGCCATTCGCGTGTTCGCCAATATCTGGGCGATTCTGAGCTTTCTCCCCTCGCTCTACTTGCTCACCTATGATCGGCAGCTTGGCGGGATTCAGTTCATCGAGGATCACGACTGGATTCCCCAGATCGGCGCCCGCTACCAGTTGGGCGTGGACGGCATCGCCGTCGTCCTGACGCTTCTGACGACGCTCACGGGCGTGATCGCCGTCGCCTGCTCCTGGGGGTTCATCAAAGAGCGGGTGAAGGAGTACTATGCCGTTCTGCTCCTGCTTCAGACGGGGATTCTCGGCGTGTTCGTCTCGATGGACATGTTCCTCTTTTACGTCTTCTGGGAAGTGATGCTCGTGCCGATGTACTTCATCATCGGCGTCTGGGGCAGCGATAATCGGCTCTATGCCGCCATTAAGTTTTTCATCTACACGTTATTCGGTTCGGTGGTGATGCTGCTGGCGCTGCTGAAGCTCTACTTCATTTTCCCCAACTATCTGAAGGATCCCGAGATTGCCCAGGCCGTGATGCAGGCAGCGCGGTTCATCTCCGGTGAGAACGAGCCGATGTATCGGATGATACAGAACGCCATTGATCTGGGCGTGCAGGGGCGGCATACCTTTAACATCATGGCCATGCAGGCGCTGGGAACGGCCCGACACGCCGGCGGACCGGTCATTCCCCTGGATTTGCAAATCTGGTTATTCGCCGGATTCTTCCTGAGCTTCGCCATCAAGGTGCCGATGTTTCCCTTCCACACCTGGCTGCCTGATGCGCATACGGAAGCGCCCACAGCGGGCTCGGTCATTCTGGCGGGTATCCTCCTCAAGCTGGGAACCTACGGTTTCGTCCGCTTCAATCTGCCGATCTTCCCCGATGCCAGCAGCGATCCTCGCGTCGTCCGCATCATGGTCTTCCTCGCCCTGATGGGGATCATCTATGGCGCCCTCGTGGCGATGGCTCAGAAGGATTGGAAGCGGCTGGTCGCCTATTCCTCGGTCAGTCACATGGGCATGATCATGATCGGCATCTTCGCCCTGAATCCCAACAGCTTGAATGGAGCCGTTCTCCAGATGATCAATCACGGCATCTCCACCGGGGCGCTGTTTTTGATCGTCGGCGTCGTCTATGAACGACACCACACGCGCATGATCGCTGACTATCGCGGACTGAGTCATGTGATGCCGGGATTCGCCACGGTCTTTCTCATCATGACGATGTCCTCGATCGGATTGCCGCTTCTGAATGGCTTCATCGGTGAATTTCTCATCCTGCGGGGAGTATTTGAGGAGAATCGCCTGTGGGGGGCGCTGGCGGCGACGGGCATTGTCCTGGGTGCGGGTTATATGCTCTGGCTCTATCAACGCACCATGTACGGCGAGGTGAAAGAAGACAACAAGCATTTGCCCGATCTCTATCCCCGCGAGTGGGCGTATTTCGCGCCGCTGCTTGTCCTTGTTTTCTGGATCGGAATCTATCCCAAGCCGTTTTTGAGCTATTTCCAGAAACCGGTGGCGGTCATCGTCGAGCAGGTTCGACCGGGCTACGCCGCCGGAGCCGTCGAGCGTGCGGGCGCACCCGTCGCTCCGATCATCGGGACGGCTCAGCAGGGACGATGAGAGAGTATTCCACAGTAGCGCGGACTTTCGAGTCTGCCATGTATGCGCAAGCGGGGGAGCTTGCACCACGGGTTCGGAGGAGGATGAGTGGATGATCTTACTCCAGCTTCCTGACTGGCGATGGCTCGTTGACCAGGCGGTCACTCTCTTGATGCCGGAGATCGTTCTCACGGTCTTCGCCTGTTTTATCCTGGTCTTTGAGATCGGCTTGCGGCCGGCCGAGCGACGGTGGACGGCCTATCTCAGTCTCGCGGGCCTGGGTGCCGCGAGCGCCTCGCTCGCTCAGATGTACGCCAATCTGAAGGGGCATGCGGCCACCGGTTTCTACGGCATGTACACGGTGGATAATTTCGCCATTGTCTTCAAGATCATCTTCCTCATCACGGCGGCAGTGGCCATCGCCCTCTCCATTAAATTCCTCGATATCGAGCGCGAGCAGCGCGGCGAATATTATGCTCTCATCCTCTTCGCCACGACGGGCATGATGCTCATGGCCTCCGGCATTGATCTGCTGAGCATCTTCATCAGCTTCGAGCTGGCCGCGGTGACGATCTACGTTCTGGTCGCCTACTTCAAAGGCGATAAGAAATCCAACGAAGGGGCGATGAAGTATTTCCTGCTCGGCATTTTCTCCTCGGGGATCTTCCTCTATGGGCTTTCGCTGCTGTACGGCGTCACCGGCGAGACGAATTTGCGAGCCATCGCCGCGGCCTTGAGCGAGCAGCAGACGCCGGGCTTCCTGACGATTCTCGCGCTGATCTTCATTGCCGCGGGCCTGTTTTTCAAAGTGGCTGCCGTCCCCTTCCACATGTGGGCGCCGGATGCCTATGAGGGAGCGCCCAGTTCGGTGACGGCGTTCATGTCGGTGGGATCAAAAGCCGCCGCCTTCGCCATCTTCGCCCGCATCTTCGTCTACGGATTACCGAGTCTGCGCGGAGCGACGTCGGTGGAGAACCTCGGTTGGTTATCGCTGCTGGCGGTCATTTCGGCCCTTACGATGACCTGGGGCAACATCGCCGCCCTGACCCAGAGCAACGCCAAACGATTGATGGCCTATTCCTCGATCTCGCACGCCGGATTTCTCCTGCTCGGACTCGTCGCCGGGAATCAAACGGGCTACTTGGGCCTGGTCATTTATCTGTTCGTCTACATCTTCATGAACCTCGGCGTGTGGGGCTGCATCATCGCCCTGCGGCGCGAACGCATCCCCGGCGACCAGGTGGACGATTTTAACGGACTCATCCAGACAAATCCGCTCATCGCCGTGCTGATGACGATCTTTCTCATCAGTCTGGCCGGCATCCCACCAACGGCAGGGTTCGTGGGCAAGTATTTTCTCTTTGCGGCCTTGATCGAAACGGGAGACAAATGGCTGGCGGCATTGGCTGTGGTGGCTGTCATTAACACGGCCCTTTCGCTCTACTATTACGCTCGCTTCATTAAGGCCATGTTCATGGGGCCGGTCGGTGAGAAAACGCCCCTGGCGCTCTCGCCCAGTTTGCGCGTGGCTCTGGTTTCGGCCGCCCTCATGGTGGTGATTGTCGGCGTCTATCCCAAACCGTGGATCGCCCTCACCCGTCTGGCTGCCCAGCAACTGGTTCAAACATCCAGTCCTCTCATCACTCCTTTCTGACGTGAGCCACGGGATGAGATACTTTCGCGAGGTGGTCGGTCAGGAGTTGATGTGGGTGCAGCCGAAGCGGCTCACGCGCCGGTATGAACTGCGGGTGGGTGAGGACGTCCTGGCGACGCTCCAGTGGCAGGAGATGTTTGGTTCGCTTGCCGTGGCGGAATCAGCCGACGGACAGTGGACGCTCAAGCGCAGCGGGTTTCTCCGCGCCCGGGTGACGATACGGGTCGCTGGCTCGGATTGCGACAGTGCCGTGTTTGTGGCCGGATGGTGGGGAAATGGAATCCTGGAGTTCCTCGGTGGGCCGCGATTCATCTGGAAACCGCTTAACTTCTGGCGCTCGGAATGGGCCTGGACGGGCGTTGATGGAGCCTTGCTTCTTCGCGTGAAGAGGAAGTTCACGTGGACGAAGGTAGAAGGACGAGTTCAGATTGAACCCACCGCCGGTTCAGTTCCTCAGCTTTCGCTTCTGGCCATTCTTGGGTGGTACCTTGTCGTCATCTTATCGTCCTGAGGGGGGAAGACTCCATCGCCCCGATTGCCCTCGTCGGGTGACGGCTCTGTAGCGGTAATTCACAAGGGGAATCGCCAACAACAAAATGGGGAGCAGTGTATGGGTCTCCCCCACGACTGCTCCCCCCTCGTGCTCAAAACAAGTTACTTCCCACTAATGGGGATAACCTGACCCCGCAGCTCGCCTCCCGGATTGGCCTGAGTGTGAAGGTTCAAATAGACCTGCCCTGCCAGAAGGGCATCAATGAGCGCGTCGGTCAAAGGCTGATTCGTATCGGACTTCGACCACGTCCCGGTGATGAGCTTACCTTCTTCGCACGCAGGCGTACCCTGCGTCCCGCAGAGATTCCTCACGACGCTGGCATTCTGCCCAAAATTACCGGCGGCATGGAAGTGAGCAACCAGTACCGGTCCTGTCAGCCCGGTGAAAGAAAAGGCGTAGCTGACCGATTCCCGATCCGCACTAAGTACGAGCACGGCCGCTCCGATACCGGTGCTCGGAGTGGTCGAGGGACGGGCCAGGAGTTCCTGGGTGAAGTTAATCTCTGCGGTAAAGATCACCGGTCGGGGCTGTTGTTGCGCCAGTCCAACTGCACGGGGGGAAAGGAGACTCGTGCCGATCATCACCAGAGCTGCGACGAGCGCAGCAGCGAACGCTCTGTTTCTCATAGCCTTCCTCCTGTTGGGTTCAATGTGAGACCTCGAACCAACAGATGCAAATTCCGTACCGCATCCCGGGCGCGAAAAGACAATCCATTGAGCTGAAAGGACCTTCCTCCCACTGGCCTTCGAGGAAGGACCCTCAAGCTTCCATTTTTTCGGAAGTGGCATACGAAAATCTGGAAGAATCGGTCCTGGGTTATCGGAGCAAACCTCAGCCATTACTTTAGCCGATGCCACGTAACTGCTTATAGCGATTTTCCGCTGCCCATATCCTGGGAGCGCCCGCATCTTGGCGGCAGAGGCACGCTAGAAGCGTGCGCTTCCGGGGTAAACTCAGTTGGAATTGCCCTCATGATCTCACCGGAGATGGACCCACTACTCTTTTGATCAGCAGACCGGAGGGGATCTGAAAGGCTGATGACTTCTGGGGTTGTTGGACAGCAGGCGGATGTGGACTC is drawn from Blastocatellia bacterium and contains these coding sequences:
- a CDS encoding NADH-quinone oxidoreductase subunit J; the encoded protein is MELKGAQTVFYYLLAFFTLIMGLSLIRARSAVHAALFLMGTLIGVAGLFLLLHAEFVAGAQILIYVGGVVVLFIFVIMLVNVRDEITEATRLFTRQELAAWILVGLLAVGTIIAIRREPNLIPREITPPAAEETEAAAPQSSDTQNVGHTLYTKAALPFEIASLLLLVAIIGSVVLARTRRQEETFD
- the nuoK gene encoding NADH-quinone oxidoreductase subunit NuoK, yielding MGDWMGLVIWQEPVSFWERLAAGLTAPKGIADFVVLSFMLFAIGVLGVLSRRNILIIFMSIELILNAANLNFIAFTRYWQTAGKIGENMGHIFTIFIIVVAAAEAVIGLGIVIALYRNRHTIAIDEIDLLKW
- the nuoL gene encoding NADH-quinone oxidoreductase subunit L, giving the protein MLKLIWLIPTLPLLSSAFLGIFGRRWRLSEKTVSWIGCGSVLLSLLISIGAVTEFAREYWPTHHRPYLSREAGGFPHSFTWVIGGDARLSLGPEAGKTVPLVVEWSYQLDQLSAVMILVVTFVGFWIHVFSIGYMRGEGGYYRFFCYMNLFMFMMLTLVMASNFLMMFVGWEGVGLCSYLLIGFYFHWDYAIYANKKAFIVNRIGDFGFLLALLAVFSLFGTLQFTEVLELAKDNAYLPQESFGMWGLASWIALGLFIGATGKSAQLPLYVWLPDAMAGPTPVSALIHAATMVTAGVYMVTRTNVIFQKSPTMMFVVALVGVATAILAASIGFTQRDIKKVLAYSTISQLGYMFLACGVGAFTAGIFHLYTHAFFKALLFLGAGSVIIALHHEMDMERMGGLARFMPTTYRTFLAGWLAICGIPPLAGFVSKDEILWRTFSTMAIPGGRWLWLAGFVAAGMTAFYMTRLVALTFWGQPRFVIAGGSGAAHDSGHHHGGAHEVKESPPVMTVPLIVLAIGAIASGWVGWPASLGGGNWFEHWLEPIIWRGTEAGAGGALHAPSASAAEAAQAGHHDATEYLLMLASVLLAAAIMYWCATLYVRRRARVKELTAALGPLYRASANKYWVDEFYEGVFVNGLTLGLSRLSWRVDALGVDGGVNGSAWLTVLWSKISGWVDLYVVDLLVNAVGWTAKIFSAIFRRAQTGFAQNYALVITTGLFILTAVYLVLKL
- a CDS encoding NADH-quinone oxidoreductase subunit M, coding for MAQHILSIITWLPTLGALIIIFFFHREKKHAIRVFANIWAILSFLPSLYLLTYDRQLGGIQFIEDHDWIPQIGARYQLGVDGIAVVLTLLTTLTGVIAVACSWGFIKERVKEYYAVLLLLQTGILGVFVSMDMFLFYVFWEVMLVPMYFIIGVWGSDNRLYAAIKFFIYTLFGSVVMLLALLKLYFIFPNYLKDPEIAQAVMQAARFISGENEPMYRMIQNAIDLGVQGRHTFNIMAMQALGTARHAGGPVIPLDLQIWLFAGFFLSFAIKVPMFPFHTWLPDAHTEAPTAGSVILAGILLKLGTYGFVRFNLPIFPDASSDPRVVRIMVFLALMGIIYGALVAMAQKDWKRLVAYSSVSHMGMIMIGIFALNPNSLNGAVLQMINHGISTGALFLIVGVVYERHHTRMIADYRGLSHVMPGFATVFLIMTMSSIGLPLLNGFIGEFLILRGVFEENRLWGALAATGIVLGAGYMLWLYQRTMYGEVKEDNKHLPDLYPREWAYFAPLLVLVFWIGIYPKPFLSYFQKPVAVIVEQVRPGYAAGAVERAGAPVAPIIGTAQQGR
- a CDS encoding NADH-quinone oxidoreductase subunit N, coding for MILLQLPDWRWLVDQAVTLLMPEIVLTVFACFILVFEIGLRPAERRWTAYLSLAGLGAASASLAQMYANLKGHAATGFYGMYTVDNFAIVFKIIFLITAAVAIALSIKFLDIEREQRGEYYALILFATTGMMLMASGIDLLSIFISFELAAVTIYVLVAYFKGDKKSNEGAMKYFLLGIFSSGIFLYGLSLLYGVTGETNLRAIAAALSEQQTPGFLTILALIFIAAGLFFKVAAVPFHMWAPDAYEGAPSSVTAFMSVGSKAAAFAIFARIFVYGLPSLRGATSVENLGWLSLLAVISALTMTWGNIAALTQSNAKRLMAYSSISHAGFLLLGLVAGNQTGYLGLVIYLFVYIFMNLGVWGCIIALRRERIPGDQVDDFNGLIQTNPLIAVLMTIFLISLAGIPPTAGFVGKYFLFAALIETGDKWLAALAVVAVINTALSLYYYARFIKAMFMGPVGEKTPLALSPSLRVALVSAALMVVIVGVYPKPWIALTRLAAQQLVQTSSPLITPF
- a CDS encoding CHRD domain-containing protein is translated as MRNRAFAAALVAALVMIGTSLLSPRAVGLAQQQPRPVIFTAEINFTQELLARPSTTPSTGIGAAVLVLSADRESVSYAFSFTGLTGPVLVAHFHAAGNFGQNASVVRNLCGTQGTPACEEGKLITGTWSKSDTNQPLTDALIDALLAGQVYLNLHTQANPGGELRGQVIPISGK